The Sulfitobacter sp. SK011 genome has a window encoding:
- a CDS encoding ABC transporter ATP-binding protein, producing MGFLDIDNTTKAYGSVEVLHNVDISVQEGEFLVLVGPSGCGKSTLLNMIAGLEEITSGEIRIKDNLMNGVHPSKRNIAMVFQSYALYPNMTVGQNITFGLEMHGVPKAEREKAMKEAASLLQIEALLDRKPGALSGGQRQRVAMGRALVRNPDVFLFDEPLSNLDAKLRVDMRTEIKKLHQKLGTTIVYVTHDQIEAMTLSTRIAVMNGGYVQQLGTPQEIYDTPANIFVATFMGSPAMNVVQAKVAMENGRPVAQVALHDGALVALPFSQDNMADWAGKDILLGVRPETITDEDAADRKSSNIARMTNRIVVTEPAGSDTFVTMTLGGKDVIARMRSDADVRPGADFDFAVNMEKAVAFDPKTENRIAP from the coding sequence ATGGGCTTTCTTGATATCGACAACACAACCAAAGCTTACGGATCAGTCGAGGTTCTGCACAACGTCGACATATCGGTGCAGGAAGGTGAATTCCTTGTGCTTGTTGGCCCGTCCGGATGTGGCAAATCCACCCTGTTGAACATGATTGCGGGCCTTGAGGAAATCACCAGCGGTGAGATACGCATCAAGGACAATCTGATGAACGGGGTGCATCCGTCCAAGCGCAATATCGCGATGGTGTTCCAGTCCTACGCGCTCTACCCCAACATGACCGTGGGCCAGAACATTACCTTTGGGCTTGAAATGCATGGTGTGCCCAAGGCGGAACGGGAAAAGGCCATGAAAGAAGCGGCCAGCCTGTTACAAATCGAGGCCTTGCTGGACCGTAAACCCGGTGCCTTATCGGGCGGACAGCGTCAGCGGGTGGCGATGGGCCGCGCCCTGGTGCGCAACCCGGATGTGTTTTTGTTTGACGAACCGCTGTCGAACCTCGACGCCAAGCTGCGCGTGGATATGCGCACCGAGATCAAGAAACTGCACCAGAAACTGGGCACCACCATCGTCTATGTCACCCATGACCAGATCGAAGCCATGACCCTGTCAACGCGCATTGCCGTGATGAACGGCGGCTATGTCCAGCAGCTTGGAACCCCCCAGGAAATTTACGACACACCCGCGAATATTTTTGTCGCAACCTTCATGGGATCGCCCGCGATGAATGTGGTGCAAGCCAAAGTCGCGATGGAAAACGGCCGCCCGGTGGCGCAGGTGGCCCTTCATGACGGGGCGCTGGTGGCGCTGCCCTTCAGTCAGGATAATATGGCGGATTGGGCGGGCAAGGACATCTTGCTCGGCGTCCGCCCCGAGACGATCACCGATGAAGACGCCGCAGACCGCAAGTCGTCCAACATCGCCCGGATGACCAACCGGATTGTGGTCACCGAACCGGCGGGTTCAGATACTTTCGTGACGATGACACTTGGCGGCAAGGACGTGATCGCGCGCATGCGTTCTGACGCGGATGTGCGTCCGGGCGCGGACTTTGATTTTGCTGTGAACATGGAAAAGGCTGTTGCCTTTGATCCCAAGACCGAGAACCGGATCGCGCCCTGA